From Hartmannibacter diazotrophicus, a single genomic window includes:
- the addB gene encoding double-strand break repair protein AddB, with the protein MATTSEQDRDDEPLPPRVFSIDPAVPFLPTLVEALLAGDLVPGFVLADDPLALADVTILVPTRRAARVLRGEFVRALGGRAALLPVIRPIGDIDEEGDAFRADDDLDLPPVIGEAERLLSMARLVMRWREGIAPERELTPHGTPIRIPASPADAIHLARDLLALLDQAANEEIDWAKLSGLVPEDHAAYWQLTLTFLDIATKAWPEHLAERGLIEPGERHRQMVLRRIDQMTRAGGGPVIAAGSTGSIPTTAKLLAAIARLPNGAVVLPGLDTHLDDETFGLVAPEIGPGVPSHPQAALAHLVRVIGIERGEVRELGVPEPSLAMRGQIVSEALRPAETTDRWPAFAGDMPPKTRTDALDGLSIMVARQPAEEALAIALCLRETVEDSEKVAALVTADRELARRVCLELQRFGLAVEDSAGEALLDTPPAILARHVADVVLGGFAPDDLLALLKHPLASFGLPRVVAREAARAIEIAVLRGPRLAAGSRPLVEAIDRALADFEGKEARIHPVLRMLGPEAVREGRDLAQRVVEAFAPLEAMVGGHDLPLDDLLRAHVEVLRAVASDETGSDARLYTGPAGEELASFLAGQLETHARAFVIDAALYPAVFEALMVGRQVHRPVAAGARVHIWGQLEARLMQADRVVLGGLVEGVWPARTDTGPWLSRPMRSGLDFGPPERRIGLAAHDFQMRFGTRDLILSYSAKKEGAPTVASRWLQRVTAVLGPEQTEELRQRGERWLGVARRIDDGPRSPRPARASALPPVEARPKALNVTDIETWVRDPYALYARRILRFEPLDPLGRMPDFATRGTVIHDALAEFASDGGPHVGEEGLRRLIAIGERYFAPLRLRPELHALWWPRFLEMARFLVESFEEAKGETTRRIAECKGSLVMAIDAEDFTLNGRADRIDVGLGGEAVIVDFKTGAAPSKKQLVTLMKPQMPLEGFMLREGAFEGLGRMEATALVHVILKGLSGADKIDLFDGEKAKKGEEAKTLADIVGESARQLAGLVRAYRDPERAYPSRPRVLLSRQTGGAYDHLARVAEWQAAGGEGEGEE; encoded by the coding sequence ATGGCGACGACAAGCGAACAGGACAGGGACGACGAGCCCCTTCCGCCGCGCGTCTTCTCCATCGATCCGGCGGTTCCCTTTCTGCCGACGCTGGTCGAGGCGCTGCTGGCCGGCGATCTCGTGCCGGGCTTTGTTCTCGCCGACGATCCTCTGGCGCTGGCCGATGTCACGATCCTCGTGCCGACCCGCCGTGCCGCCCGTGTCCTGCGTGGTGAGTTCGTTCGGGCTCTCGGCGGCCGGGCCGCGCTGCTGCCTGTCATCCGGCCCATCGGCGACATTGATGAGGAAGGCGACGCCTTTCGCGCCGACGACGATCTCGATTTGCCGCCGGTCATCGGCGAGGCCGAGCGCCTCCTGTCGATGGCGCGGCTCGTCATGCGTTGGCGCGAGGGCATCGCGCCGGAGCGCGAACTGACGCCGCACGGCACGCCGATCCGCATTCCCGCGTCGCCCGCCGATGCCATTCATCTGGCCCGCGATCTTCTCGCCCTGCTCGACCAGGCGGCGAATGAGGAGATCGACTGGGCGAAGCTGTCGGGCCTCGTGCCCGAAGACCACGCCGCCTACTGGCAGCTGACGCTCACCTTCCTCGACATCGCAACGAAGGCCTGGCCGGAGCATCTTGCCGAACGCGGCCTGATCGAGCCGGGCGAGCGTCACCGCCAGATGGTCCTCCGCCGCATCGACCAGATGACCAGGGCTGGCGGCGGCCCGGTGATCGCGGCGGGTTCGACCGGCTCCATTCCGACGACGGCGAAGCTGCTTGCGGCCATTGCCCGCCTGCCGAACGGCGCCGTCGTCCTGCCGGGTCTCGATACGCATCTCGACGACGAGACCTTCGGCCTTGTCGCGCCGGAGATTGGGCCGGGCGTTCCAAGCCACCCGCAGGCGGCGCTGGCTCATCTGGTCCGTGTGATCGGGATCGAGAGAGGTGAGGTTCGCGAACTCGGAGTGCCGGAACCGTCGCTCGCCATGCGCGGCCAGATCGTCTCAGAGGCGCTGCGCCCTGCCGAGACGACCGACCGCTGGCCGGCCTTTGCCGGGGACATGCCTCCGAAAACGCGGACCGATGCGCTCGACGGCCTGTCCATCATGGTCGCCCGGCAACCGGCCGAGGAGGCGCTCGCCATCGCGCTCTGCCTGCGCGAGACCGTCGAGGACTCCGAAAAGGTCGCCGCCCTCGTCACGGCGGACCGGGAACTCGCCCGCCGCGTCTGTCTGGAACTGCAGCGTTTCGGTCTCGCGGTGGAGGATTCGGCCGGCGAGGCGCTGCTCGACACCCCGCCCGCGATCCTTGCCCGTCATGTCGCCGACGTCGTCCTTGGCGGATTTGCGCCGGACGATCTGCTTGCGCTTTTGAAGCACCCGCTGGCCTCCTTCGGCCTGCCGCGCGTCGTGGCCCGCGAAGCGGCGCGGGCAATCGAGATCGCCGTGCTGCGCGGCCCGCGCCTTGCCGCCGGAAGCAGGCCTCTGGTGGAAGCGATTGATCGCGCGCTGGCGGACTTCGAGGGCAAGGAGGCTCGCATCCATCCGGTGCTGAGGATGCTCGGTCCCGAGGCGGTGCGTGAGGGTCGCGATTTGGCCCAACGGGTCGTCGAGGCCTTCGCGCCGCTGGAAGCGATGGTTGGCGGCCACGATCTGCCGCTCGACGATCTGCTGCGCGCCCATGTCGAGGTGTTGCGCGCGGTCGCAAGCGACGAGACCGGCTCCGACGCCCGCCTCTATACCGGACCTGCCGGTGAGGAATTGGCCTCCTTCCTCGCAGGCCAACTCGAAACCCATGCCCGCGCCTTCGTGATCGATGCGGCGCTCTATCCGGCCGTCTTCGAGGCGCTGATGGTCGGGCGGCAGGTGCACCGGCCTGTGGCCGCCGGCGCGCGGGTCCACATCTGGGGCCAACTGGAAGCGCGCCTGATGCAGGCGGACCGCGTCGTGCTCGGCGGCCTCGTCGAGGGCGTCTGGCCGGCGCGCACCGACACCGGGCCCTGGCTGTCGCGCCCAATGCGGTCGGGCCTCGACTTCGGGCCGCCGGAGCGGCGCATCGGCCTTGCCGCCCATGATTTCCAGATGCGCTTCGGCACGCGTGATCTGATCCTTTCTTATTCGGCTAAGAAAGAGGGCGCGCCGACGGTCGCGTCCCGCTGGCTTCAGCGCGTCACCGCCGTTCTTGGGCCCGAGCAGACGGAAGAGCTGCGACAGCGCGGCGAACGCTGGCTCGGGGTCGCCCGCCGCATCGACGACGGCCCGCGCAGCCCACGCCCCGCTCGCGCCTCCGCCTTGCCCCCTGTCGAGGCCCGCCCGAAAGCGCTCAACGTCACCGATATCGAGACCTGGGTGCGCGACCCCTACGCGCTTTACGCCCGGCGTATTTTGAGATTCGAGCCGCTCGATCCCCTCGGCCGGATGCCGGACTTTGCAACGCGTGGCACGGTCATTCACGACGCGTTGGCCGAATTTGCCAGCGACGGCGGCCCGCATGTCGGCGAGGAGGGCCTTCGCCGTCTCATTGCCATCGGCGAGCGCTATTTCGCGCCGCTACGCCTGCGGCCGGAACTCCATGCCCTCTGGTGGCCGCGCTTCTTGGAAATGGCGCGCTTCCTTGTCGAAAGCTTCGAGGAGGCGAAAGGCGAGACGACGCGGCGCATCGCCGAATGCAAGGGCAGTCTCGTCATGGCGATTGACGCGGAGGACTTCACGCTCAACGGCCGCGCCGACCGGATCGACGTCGGCCTCGGCGGCGAGGCGGTGATCGTCGATTTCAAGACCGGCGCGGCGCCGTCCAAGAAGCAGCTTGTCACCCTGATGAAGCCGCAGATGCCGCTGGAAGGCTTCATGCTGCGCGAAGGCGCCTTCGAAGGGCTTGGCCGCATGGAGGCCACGGCCCTTGTCCACGTGATCCTGAAAGGGCTTTCCGGCGCGGACAAGATCGACCTCTTCGACGGCGAGAAGGCGAAGAAGGGCGAGGAGGCAAAGACGCTCGCCGACATCGTGGGTGAATCCGCCCGTCAGCTGGCCGGCCTCGTGAGGGCCTACCGCGATCCGGAACGGGCTTATCCCTCGCGTCCGCGCGTTCTGTTGAGCCGGCAAACCGGTGGCGCATACGACCACCTCGCTCGCGTCGCCGAATGGCAGGCCGCCGGCGGCGAAGGGGAGGGCGAGGAATGA
- the trxA gene encoding thioredoxin — MSTVKVTDTSFESDVIGSGKPVVVDFWAEWCGPCRMIAPALEEIATELDGAVTVAKLDIDNNQNTAIKYGVRSIPTLIIFKDGQPAAMKVGAASKTDLKNWIQNTI, encoded by the coding sequence ATGAGCACCGTGAAAGTTACCGATACCTCCTTCGAGAGCGACGTGATTGGCTCCGGCAAGCCGGTCGTCGTGGACTTCTGGGCCGAGTGGTGCGGCCCCTGCCGCATGATCGCGCCGGCGCTGGAGGAAATCGCGACCGAGTTGGACGGCGCCGTGACCGTCGCCAAGCTCGACATCGACAACAACCAGAACACCGCCATCAAGTATGGCGTGCGGTCGATCCCGACGCTGATCATCTTCAAGGACGGCCAGCCGGCGGCGATGAAGGTCGGCGCTGCCTCCAAGACCGATCTGAAGAACTGGATCCAGAACACGATCTGA
- the addA gene encoding double-strand break repair helicase AddA: MSAPAKPIEVPERTRRDQATATHPRHSVWVSANAGSGKTYVLSRRVIRLLLAGADPAAILCLTFTKAAAAEMANRVFETLGQWTSLSDANLANELEALEGRAANEENIARARRLFARALETPGGLKIQTIHGFCEALLQRFPVEAGIAGRFKVLDDMEAESRLQQALDAVIVAASADPDSAMGRALTQLVAERGDDTIRRAIVATIHQRDAYLGWIDGAGGFDAALAGLRKALGVAEGETVAAIDRAVIAESGFDEDFVARLRTALRQGAATDQALDERFAAVEVTDDIALAAGNWLKVFMTGDGAKRQPRKFSSFCTKAIKTQFPDLEAMFEEEITRLEALEDRRAATATFERTAALIRLAGRAIDLIEAGKAASGALDFDDLILRTARLLSHSDAAAWVQYKLDQGIDHVLVDEAQDTSPRAWEVIAALTDEFFVGEGARRGSTGVRTLFAVGDEKQSIYSFQGAAPHLFGAMRRRTGKRAGEAGIAYDDVALQLSFRSTPDVVKAVDAVFARPETHQGLSADAAGTVHETVRNRDIGLVEIWPATVDEETLEPENWTDPVDETKLGSAEAQLADRIARAVRGWIARGETLPGGRPIRAGDVLVLVRKRAGFVSLLSRALTEIGVPVAGADRLQLMSHIAVMDLLALARAVLLPEDDLTLAALLKSPLIGLNEDQLFQLAHGRRTFLYERLRQEADRDVVFRAAHERLARWRGLADTIDPHAFFARVLAADAGRRAFRARLGPEVDDVLDEFLSLALSFGKDRTPSLEGFLAFAAAADHEIKREMDAARDEVRIMTVHGAKGLEAPVVFLVDQGAAPYHPSHRPLVLPLNERDHEDIGPVQAAPLVFVGSGRQAPSVEAALEAKANLAREEYRRQLYVGLTRARDRLVVCGMAPKKAVSEPRWYQMVHDALVPDATEIEGEGGDVVAWHWRFGGPERAVALAGTTAARQPVEEDTAEPAEDLPDFVRRPAPVGEAPMTLNPSSAEAVLAEIEARDVETPYPAAHALEAARAGESAALRRGSLVHRLLEALPGLAPKDREARGRRYLATSGPDFSETEREALLAKVLAVLCEPAFAPVFAPGSRAEVALAGEVMLRSGRKAEVSGQIDRLAVSKDAVLIVDFKTNRPVPDAIPENYLMQLAVYARLIADIYPGRQVRAAILWTESARLDEVPTDVLQKAIGRLF, from the coding sequence ATGAGCGCGCCCGCCAAACCCATCGAGGTGCCCGAGCGCACGCGCCGCGATCAGGCGACCGCGACCCATCCGCGCCACTCCGTCTGGGTGTCGGCCAATGCCGGCTCGGGCAAGACCTATGTGCTCTCGCGCCGGGTGATCCGGCTGCTGCTCGCCGGCGCGGACCCGGCGGCAATCCTCTGCCTCACCTTCACCAAGGCGGCCGCCGCCGAAATGGCCAACCGCGTCTTCGAGACGCTTGGCCAATGGACGTCTCTCAGTGATGCGAATCTGGCTAACGAACTTGAGGCGCTGGAGGGACGAGCCGCAAATGAGGAGAACATTGCGCGTGCGCGGCGGCTTTTCGCGAGGGCTCTGGAAACGCCCGGCGGGCTGAAAATCCAGACGATCCACGGCTTCTGCGAAGCCCTGCTGCAGCGCTTTCCGGTGGAGGCGGGCATTGCCGGCCGCTTCAAGGTGCTGGACGACATGGAGGCCGAAAGCCGCCTGCAGCAGGCGCTCGATGCCGTGATCGTCGCGGCCTCCGCCGATCCGGACAGCGCGATGGGCCGGGCTCTCACGCAGCTCGTCGCCGAGCGCGGCGACGACACGATCCGCAGGGCCATCGTCGCCACCATCCATCAGCGCGACGCCTATCTCGGCTGGATCGACGGCGCGGGCGGCTTCGATGCGGCGCTCGCCGGCCTGCGCAAGGCGCTTGGGGTCGCGGAAGGCGAAACCGTCGCGGCGATCGATCGCGCGGTGATCGCGGAGAGCGGCTTCGACGAGGACTTCGTCGCGCGCCTGCGCACGGCCCTGCGGCAGGGGGCGGCGACCGACCAGGCGCTGGACGAGCGCTTTGCCGCTGTCGAGGTGACCGACGACATCGCGCTTGCGGCCGGAAACTGGCTCAAGGTCTTCATGACAGGCGATGGCGCGAAGAGGCAGCCGCGCAAGTTCTCAAGCTTCTGCACCAAGGCGATCAAGACGCAGTTCCCGGACCTCGAAGCCATGTTCGAGGAAGAGATCACGCGCCTCGAGGCTCTGGAGGACCGGCGCGCCGCGACGGCGACCTTCGAGCGGACGGCGGCCCTGATACGCCTTGCGGGCCGGGCGATCGATCTCATCGAGGCCGGCAAAGCCGCCTCCGGCGCGCTCGACTTCGACGACCTGATCCTGCGCACCGCGCGTCTTCTGTCTCATTCGGATGCGGCGGCATGGGTGCAGTACAAGCTCGACCAGGGCATCGACCACGTCCTCGTCGACGAGGCCCAGGACACAAGCCCGCGAGCCTGGGAGGTGATTGCGGCGCTCACCGACGAATTCTTTGTCGGCGAGGGCGCGCGGCGCGGCTCGACCGGCGTGCGCACGCTCTTCGCCGTCGGTGACGAGAAACAGTCGATCTACTCCTTCCAGGGAGCGGCGCCGCATCTCTTCGGCGCCATGCGGCGGCGCACCGGAAAGCGCGCGGGCGAGGCCGGCATCGCCTATGACGATGTCGCCCTGCAGCTTTCCTTCCGTTCCACGCCGGATGTGGTGAAGGCCGTCGACGCCGTCTTCGCCCGGCCGGAGACCCATCAGGGGCTTTCGGCCGATGCGGCCGGCACGGTGCACGAGACGGTTCGCAACCGCGACATCGGTCTCGTCGAGATCTGGCCCGCGACGGTCGACGAGGAAACCCTTGAGCCGGAGAACTGGACCGACCCGGTCGACGAAACGAAGCTCGGCAGCGCCGAGGCCCAGCTTGCCGACCGCATCGCCCGCGCCGTGCGCGGCTGGATCGCGCGCGGCGAGACCTTGCCCGGCGGGCGGCCGATCCGCGCCGGCGACGTCCTCGTGCTGGTGCGCAAGCGCGCCGGTTTTGTCTCGCTGCTCTCGCGCGCGCTGACCGAGATAGGCGTGCCCGTCGCGGGCGCCGACCGGCTCCAGCTCATGAGCCACATCGCGGTGATGGATCTGCTGGCGCTCGCCCGCGCCGTGCTGCTGCCCGAAGACGACCTTACGCTCGCCGCCCTTCTGAAGTCTCCGCTGATCGGCCTGAACGAGGACCAGCTCTTCCAGCTTGCCCACGGCCGCAGGACCTTCCTTTACGAACGTTTGCGGCAGGAAGCGGACCGCGATGTCGTCTTTCGCGCCGCCCACGAGCGGCTGGCGCGCTGGCGCGGCCTTGCCGACACCATCGATCCGCACGCCTTCTTTGCCCGCGTCCTTGCCGCCGACGCTGGCCGCCGCGCCTTCCGCGCCCGATTGGGGCCGGAGGTCGACGACGTTCTCGACGAGTTCCTGTCTCTGGCCCTGAGCTTCGGCAAGGACCGCACGCCGAGCCTTGAAGGCTTTCTTGCCTTTGCCGCCGCCGCCGACCACGAGATCAAGCGCGAGATGGATGCGGCGCGCGACGAGGTCCGCATCATGACCGTGCATGGCGCCAAGGGACTGGAAGCGCCGGTCGTCTTCCTCGTCGATCAGGGCGCAGCACCCTATCACCCCTCGCACCGACCGCTGGTGCTGCCGCTGAACGAGAGGGATCACGAGGATATCGGCCCGGTTCAGGCCGCGCCCCTCGTCTTTGTCGGGTCCGGCCGGCAGGCACCTAGCGTCGAGGCCGCGCTTGAAGCCAAGGCGAATCTGGCCCGCGAGGAATACCGCCGCCAGCTCTATGTCGGCCTGACCCGCGCACGAGACCGGCTCGTCGTCTGCGGCATGGCGCCCAAGAAGGCGGTGAGCGAGCCGCGCTGGTACCAGATGGTGCATGACGCGCTGGTGCCGGATGCCACGGAGATCGAGGGCGAGGGTGGCGATGTCGTTGCCTGGCACTGGCGCTTCGGCGGTCCGGAACGCGCGGTGGCTCTCGCCGGGACGACAGCTGCCAGGCAGCCCGTCGAGGAAGACACCGCCGAACCAGCCGAAGACTTGCCGGACTTTGTCCGCCGTCCTGCGCCGGTCGGCGAAGCGCCGATGACCCTCAATCCCTCCTCGGCCGAGGCGGTGCTCGCCGAAATCGAGGCGCGCGACGTCGAAACGCCCTATCCCGCCGCTCATGCGCTGGAGGCGGCGCGTGCCGGCGAGAGCGCGGCCCTTCGCCGGGGCAGCCTCGTCCACCGTCTGCTGGAGGCGCTCCCGGGTCTCGCGCCGAAGGACCGCGAGGCACGGGGCAGGCGTTATCTGGCGACAAGCGGCCCGGATTTTTCCGAAACCGAACGCGAGGCTTTGCTTGCGAAGGTTCTCGCCGTCCTGTGCGAGCCGGCCTTCGCGCCCGTCTTTGCGCCGGGCAGCCGCGCGGAGGTGGCGCTCGCTGGCGAGGTGATGCTGCGATCAGGGCGAAAGGCCGAGGTCTCCGGCCAGATCGACCGCCTTGCGGTCAGCAAGGACGCGGTCCTGATCGTCGACTTCAAGACCAATCGCCCCGTGCCGGACGCGATCCCCGAGAATTACCTGATGCAGCTTGCCGTCTATGCCCGCCTGATTGCCGACATCTACCCCGGCCGGCAGGTGCGCGCGGCGATTCTCTGGACGGAATCGGCGCGGCTTGATGAAGTCCCCACCGACGTCCTGCAAAAGGCGATCGGCCGTCTCTTTTGA
- a CDS encoding DUF3280 domain-containing protein: protein MQTKPARHYFRPVPGRGASILVLAAAALLPASLPSHAEEARPLKIAVFDFELDDRSAGAGIRTADAMDEDNLRKATEEAKRILADSGRYDVVDTATAEDGIAAAGGIKSCNGCEAAAARQLGADQSMAGLIARVSRTEYTLQVVVRDADTGQMEANHFSGLRMGANYAWPRGAKALMNKVVPAPPQQK from the coding sequence ATGCAAACAAAACCTGCCAGGCACTATTTTCGCCCTGTGCCCGGGCGCGGAGCATCCATTCTCGTCCTTGCGGCAGCGGCCCTGCTGCCCGCCAGCCTGCCCTCGCATGCGGAGGAGGCTCGCCCGTTGAAGATCGCGGTCTTCGACTTCGAACTCGACGACCGCAGCGCCGGAGCCGGCATCCGCACGGCGGACGCGATGGACGAAGACAATCTTCGCAAGGCAACCGAGGAGGCCAAACGCATCCTCGCCGATTCCGGCCGCTATGACGTGGTCGACACGGCAACGGCGGAGGACGGCATTGCGGCAGCCGGCGGGATCAAGTCCTGCAACGGCTGTGAAGCCGCTGCCGCCCGCCAGCTCGGCGCGGACCAGTCGATGGCCGGCCTGATCGCAAGGGTCAGCCGCACGGAATATACGCTTCAAGTCGTCGTCCGCGACGCGGACACGGGCCAGATGGAGGCGAACCATTTCTCCGGCCTCAGGATGGGCGCCAACTACGCCTGGCCGCGCGGAGCCAAAGCCCTCATGAACAAAGTCGTCCCGGCACCGCCGCAACAGAAGTAA